In one Gossypium hirsutum isolate 1008001.06 chromosome D09, Gossypium_hirsutum_v2.1, whole genome shotgun sequence genomic region, the following are encoded:
- the LOC121221059 gene encoding eukaryotic translation initiation factor 5A-2 — MSDEEHHFESKADAGASKTYPQQAGTIRKNGYIVIKGRPCKVVEVSTSKTGKHGHAKCHFVGIDIFTAKKLEDIVPSSHNCDVPHVNRTDYQLIDISEDGFVSLLTDSGDTKDDLRLPTDENLLKQIKEGFADGKDLVVSVMSAMGEEQICALKDIGPK; from the exons ATGTCGGACGAGGAGCACCATTTCGAGTCCAAGGCCGACGCCGGCGCCTCCAAAACCTATCCTCAGCAGGCCGGTACTATCCGTAAAAACGGCTACATCGTCATCAAAGGCCGTCCTTGCAAG GTTGTCGAAGTTTCCACTTCCAAGACTGGGAAGCACGGACATGCTAAGTGTCACTTTGTTGGGATCGACATCTTCACTGCTAAGAAGCTGGAAGATATCGTTCCTTCTTCCCACAATTGTGAT GTGCCACACGTCAACCGTACTGATTACCAATTGATCGACATTTCCGAGGATGGATTT GTGAGCTTGCTGACCGACAGCGGAGACACTAAGGATGATCTAAGGCTCCCAACTGATGAAAACTTGTTGAAACAG ATCAAGGAGGGTTTCGCTGACGGGAAAGACCTCGTGGTGTCTGTTATGTCGGCAATGGGGGAGGAACAGATTTGTGCACTCAAGGACATTGGTCCAAAATAG